From the genome of bacterium, one region includes:
- a CDS encoding PTS sugar transporter subunit IIC, with protein sequence MTLSLALLICILLYLDSWPVGQFLLGRPVLLLPLLGLACGFPLAGLWLGLVLELLAVRSLPMGSSLPPEPGLAGAWSLLSLGLGPQPFLARLPAEEGMLLALLLALPLCWIAPWLTEAQRRLNGRLWRPLFQGAVLAGNAPRCGRLMGAVMGQTVLLAGLASTLMLLALPVLGAWLEPLAGRLAAGRLAGLLPLPWALLAVALGGLWRHVGGRRGSRFLWSGAAIGLALAWLGGILP encoded by the coding sequence ATGACCCTCTCCCTCGCCCTCCTCATCTGCATCCTGCTCTATTTGGATTCCTGGCCTGTGGGGCAATTCCTGCTCGGCCGGCCTGTCCTGCTGCTGCCCCTCCTCGGGCTGGCCTGCGGCTTCCCCCTTGCCGGCCTCTGGCTCGGTCTCGTGCTGGAGCTGCTGGCCGTGCGCAGCCTGCCCATGGGCAGCTCCCTGCCGCCCGAACCGGGGCTGGCCGGAGCCTGGAGCCTCTTGTCCCTGGGTCTGGGACCGCAGCCCTTCCTCGCCCGCCTGCCGGCGGAGGAGGGGATGCTCCTCGCCCTCCTCCTCGCCCTCCCCCTGTGCTGGATCGCACCCTGGTTGACGGAGGCGCAGCGCCGCCTCAACGGGAGACTCTGGCGTCCGCTTTTCCAAGGGGCGGTGCTCGCCGGGAATGCTCCCCGCTGCGGCCGCTTGATGGGGGCGGTGATGGGACAGACCGTACTGCTCGCCGGACTTGCCTCGACCCTGATGCTGCTGGCGCTTCCCGTCCTTGGCGCCTGGCTGGAGCCGCTGGCGGGCCGCCTCGCCGCCGGTCGCCTGGCCGGCCTCCTGCCCTTGCCCTGGGCCCTCCTGGCCGTGGCCCTGGGAGGTCTCTGGCGCCATGTCGGCGGACGCCGGGGCAGCCGATTTCTTTGGTCGGGCGCTGCCATCGGTCTGGCCTTGGCCTGGCTGGGCGGGATCCTGCCATGA
- a CDS encoding cold shock domain-containing protein, whose translation MARVMLFVDGTWLYQNMSRLLNYTEDRNYQVDFLKLPHVIISELREQTPGVSYEFVRGFVFGAYPVKVDPLDETLSLRQRDFYLRLREESYYHVETYPVNFKGRRIRRSDRDPGDPFHPRESQGAISLAASALHHCYMDACDVFIFLIGDRDYKPAIRAIRRMGRRTAIVSIQNACTPEFATPEDRTQVADFDTIWMDEMVAAIQLVRQPHMLECQGPDHAGDRMTWTTYYPRPGQRFFCDDCRSRFEEQREAQASSYVDERDRAVEAGELTFGHVKTLKLDKGFGFVTSDAGYDYFFHFSDLGQGVDFSDELLGQAVSFYIVRDPTDEKAGAATEVRVVS comes from the coding sequence ATGGCGCGCGTCATGCTTTTTGTGGATGGAACCTGGCTCTACCAGAACATGTCCCGGCTGCTCAACTACACCGAGGACCGCAACTACCAGGTCGATTTCCTCAAGCTGCCCCACGTCATCATCTCGGAGCTGAGGGAGCAGACCCCCGGCGTCTCCTACGAGTTCGTGCGCGGCTTCGTGTTCGGCGCCTACCCCGTCAAGGTGGACCCGCTGGACGAGACCCTGTCCCTGCGCCAGCGGGATTTCTACCTGCGCCTGCGGGAGGAGTCCTACTATCACGTGGAGACCTACCCGGTCAACTTCAAGGGAAGGCGCATCCGCCGCAGCGACCGTGATCCGGGCGATCCCTTCCATCCGCGGGAGTCCCAGGGCGCCATCAGCCTGGCCGCCTCGGCCCTGCACCACTGCTACATGGACGCCTGCGACGTCTTCATCTTCCTCATCGGGGACCGTGATTACAAGCCGGCCATCCGCGCCATCCGCCGCATGGGCCGCCGCACCGCCATCGTCAGCATCCAGAACGCCTGCACGCCGGAGTTCGCCACCCCGGAGGACCGCACCCAGGTCGCCGATTTCGACACGATCTGGATGGACGAGATGGTGGCCGCCATCCAACTGGTCCGCCAGCCCCACATGCTGGAGTGCCAGGGTCCGGACCACGCCGGCGATCGCATGACCTGGACCACCTACTATCCGCGTCCAGGCCAGCGCTTCTTCTGCGACGACTGCCGCTCCCGCTTCGAGGAACAGCGCGAAGCCCAGGCCTCCAGTTACGTGGACGAGCGGGATCGCGCCGTGGAGGCGGGGGAACTGACCTTCGGCCACGTGAAAACGCTGAAGCTGGACAAAGGCTTTGGCTTTGTCACCTCCGACGCCGGCTACGACTACTTTTTCCACTTCTCGGATCTCGGACAGGGGGTGGACTTCAGCGATGAGCTGCTCGGCCAGGCCGTGAGTTTCTACATCGTGCGCGATCCCACCGATGAGAAGGCGGGCGCAGCCACCGAGGTGCGCGTCGTCTCCTGA
- the ptsP gene encoding phosphoenolpyruvate--protein phosphotransferase, protein MREHRIEGIGVSPGIVIGEARLHARRRMMVRPRPLAENQVEAELRSFEKAIEKSRKSIQKVSKQVRHRLGADSANIFEAHLLILEDPMLTGRARELITQERVNADFALLTAMSEIQTAFRDVKDEFFRQRLSDLEDVGRRLIETIQNARVGRRAEPLGPHILVADDLSPSEAACLDTKRVIGLITEKGSQTSHTAILCRSVGVPAIVGVSGALEQVKDGDVCILDGHAGHVLVEPGQAAMLDYSVRRRTFATFQRDLDQLRGERARTLDGHEIELSANIELPTELGGLAAVGGDGIGLFRSEYLFLAAETMPGEETQFREYRKAARAVHPQRVIIRTFDLGGDKQPGGMQFPREANPFLGWRAIRVSLDRPRMFRTQLRAILRASVEGNVQLMFPMISGREELRRALAVLAQVKAELDAEGLPWNREMKTGIMIEVPSAVLVADQLASLVDFFSIGTNDLTQYTLAVDRNNHNVAHLYRSMHPAVLRGIRMTVEAARRAGIWVGCCGELAGDPAALMLLLGLGLDELSVSPVILPEIKLLVRSLRLEDCRTFTDRVMGLGDADEIQAACDEALRAQFGDLPLWRPAAPKGDNR, encoded by the coding sequence ATGCGCGAGCACCGCATCGAGGGGATCGGCGTCAGCCCCGGCATCGTCATCGGCGAGGCCCGCCTGCACGCCCGCCGGCGCATGATGGTCCGGCCGCGGCCCCTGGCCGAGAACCAGGTCGAGGCGGAGCTGCGCTCCTTTGAGAAGGCCATCGAGAAGTCGCGGAAGAGCATCCAGAAGGTTTCCAAGCAAGTGCGCCACCGCCTGGGCGCCGACTCCGCCAACATCTTCGAGGCCCACCTGCTCATCCTCGAGGATCCCATGCTCACGGGGCGGGCCCGCGAGTTGATCACCCAGGAGCGCGTCAACGCGGACTTCGCCCTCCTCACCGCCATGAGCGAGATCCAGACCGCCTTCCGCGACGTCAAGGACGAGTTCTTCCGCCAGCGTCTGAGCGACCTTGAGGACGTGGGACGGCGCCTGATCGAGACGATCCAGAACGCCCGCGTCGGCCGCCGCGCGGAGCCGCTGGGACCGCACATCCTGGTGGCCGACGACCTCAGCCCCTCGGAAGCGGCCTGCCTGGACACCAAACGCGTGATCGGCCTCATCACGGAGAAGGGCAGCCAGACCAGCCACACGGCCATCCTCTGCCGCAGCGTGGGCGTGCCCGCCATCGTGGGGGTGAGCGGCGCCCTGGAGCAGGTGAAAGACGGCGACGTCTGCATCCTGGACGGCCATGCCGGCCATGTCCTGGTGGAGCCCGGGCAGGCCGCCATGCTGGACTATTCCGTGCGCCGCCGCACTTTCGCCACCTTCCAGCGCGACCTGGACCAGCTGCGCGGGGAGCGGGCCCGCACCCTCGACGGCCATGAGATCGAGCTGTCGGCCAACATCGAGCTGCCCACCGAGCTGGGCGGGCTGGCCGCGGTGGGCGGGGACGGGATCGGCCTGTTCCGCAGCGAGTACCTCTTCCTGGCGGCGGAGACCATGCCCGGCGAGGAGACCCAGTTCCGCGAGTACCGCAAGGCGGCCCGCGCCGTCCACCCCCAGCGCGTCATCATCCGCACCTTCGATCTGGGCGGCGACAAGCAGCCGGGCGGCATGCAGTTCCCCCGCGAGGCCAACCCCTTCCTGGGGTGGCGGGCCATCCGCGTCAGCCTGGACCGCCCGCGCATGTTCCGCACCCAGCTGCGGGCCATCCTGCGGGCCTCGGTGGAGGGGAACGTCCAACTCATGTTCCCCATGATCAGCGGCCGGGAGGAGCTGCGCCGGGCCCTGGCCGTCCTGGCGCAGGTGAAGGCGGAGCTGGACGCCGAGGGCCTGCCCTGGAACCGCGAGATGAAGACGGGAATCATGATCGAGGTGCCATCCGCCGTGCTGGTGGCGGATCAGCTGGCCTCGCTCGTCGACTTCTTTTCCATTGGAACCAACGACCTCACCCAGTATACTCTGGCGGTCGACCGCAACAACCACAACGTGGCCCACCTCTACCGCAGCATGCACCCGGCCGTCCTGCGCGGCATCCGCATGACCGTGGAAGCGGCCCGGCGGGCGGGAATCTGGGTGGGCTGCTGCGGCGAGCTGGCCGGGGATCCGGCCGCGCTCATGCTGCTGTTGGGACTGGGGCTGGACGAGTTGTCGGTCAGCCCGGTCATCCTGCCGGAGATCAAGCTGCTGGTCCGCTCCCTTCGCCTGGAGGACTGCCGGACCTTCACCGACCGCGTGATGGGCCTGGGCGACGCCGACGAGATCCAGGCCGCCTGCGACGAGGCCTTGCGCGCCCAATTTGGAGACTTGCCGCTCTGGCGGCCCGCCGCGCCCAAGGGCGACAATCGCTGA
- a CDS encoding HPr family phosphocarrier protein produces the protein MLTRDLQVINELGIHARPAQHIVKIASRYRAELFLVKDGHRINAKSIMGVLMLAAEQGSTVRLEAEGEGAEDLLREIEQLFADRFHED, from the coding sequence ATGCTGACCCGCGACCTGCAAGTCATCAACGAGCTGGGCATCCATGCCCGGCCGGCCCAGCACATCGTCAAAATCGCCTCGCGCTACCGGGCCGAGCTCTTCCTGGTGAAGGACGGCCACCGCATCAACGCCAAATCGATCATGGGCGTGCTCATGCTGGCCGCCGAGCAGGGCTCCACCGTGCGCCTCGAGGCCGAGGGCGAGGGGGCCGAGGATCTTCTGCGCGAGATCGAGCAGCTCTTCGCCGACCGCTTCCACGAAGATTAG
- a CDS encoding CapA family protein has translation MPHLLILLLVGLLTAIGLHAQEACQAPIILQATTNQNQALLRWKPAWDQTAWRVQSATQADFTDSTNLGTALAPAWNWQLLAGEPSRFFRVQAVDGPPLPVETPIETFEWMPPLHSWPGEDLAPEDWEQDFQQAAEGQASLRLFGNTVKAQWLGGPRLDFGETWSVATRVSGVADRQMIGFADSVNVMWYVLWGQRGGYGDTPGQSGQIEVSCYQGWFPQDQWVEALLPLGQDWQGKFGYLPRLCRVLWANESDTAAGQVWFDNLRRVDPAAAAPVSAPLADVLGQTGDSLQVRLRNAQALEGQSQTWSLGDGRRLAGDDLTVNLLAARDHRISLLVESADGRWDAASAVVEGGGSPRRVTLAFGGDVMTARAYEAAGGIIPTQGVDAIFDSIRAELQAVDLALVNLECPYTTATTRHPTKSIAFKSQPQNLIGVINAGVDQVSLANNHVFDYMEGGMLETMALLDGHGLPWTGSGLNSIRARRPSLLSADGLGIGVAAFCDRTGNYNNAQPYLDAGLSRPGFSLWSRGDMQAVLPALTDAFDLVVLQVHSGNEYSTQPSGSMTQVLEATGEDRPALPPVDGAALQAEEGLPHNPEERGLFARELLPDQTERALRREAVDLGARLVITHHPHIVQGFEVYHDGLIAHSLGNLVMDLSYQETMPSVLLGVADDGQALQSAWVTPVFIENYKPRVCRGETATLLLDHVARISRPFHTWVLEQPGAGKAWIALDTLALQFTTATGEETLPLELRSGWYTSPPLRLSGEGELAQLRLLSAATGAQIRLGRDQCWWGNMEDEGAGLWDINSAQEGFVTDMARRGARSLRITESGGASNYVYYTVRAPLDLVASWSLLGWLRTQNASSADLQIRYYNTRSSNLLSSATLPTVSGTAEWTRVWQDLSPPTGANFYQLRLGLTASAAASTAWFDDVSLVEWDAWQGMASQVNLPLRVPNDLQWVQLRVPAAAASLLLEWTRQTCGNPPAGL, from the coding sequence ATGCCGCACCTGCTCATCCTCCTCCTTGTCGGGTTGCTGACTGCCATCGGGCTGCACGCCCAGGAAGCCTGCCAGGCCCCCATCATCCTGCAGGCCACCACCAACCAGAACCAGGCCCTGCTTCGCTGGAAGCCGGCCTGGGACCAGACGGCCTGGCGCGTGCAAAGCGCCACGCAGGCCGACTTCACCGATTCCACGAACCTGGGCACCGCCCTGGCCCCCGCCTGGAACTGGCAGTTGCTGGCCGGCGAGCCGAGCCGCTTCTTCCGGGTGCAGGCGGTGGACGGCCCGCCCTTGCCCGTGGAGACGCCCATCGAGACCTTCGAGTGGATGCCACCCCTTCACTCCTGGCCGGGTGAGGATCTGGCCCCCGAGGACTGGGAACAGGATTTCCAGCAAGCGGCGGAAGGGCAGGCCAGCCTGCGCCTCTTCGGCAACACGGTCAAGGCGCAGTGGCTGGGCGGACCGCGGCTGGACTTCGGCGAGACCTGGAGCGTGGCGACGCGCGTCTCCGGCGTGGCCGACCGGCAGATGATCGGCTTCGCCGACAGCGTCAACGTGATGTGGTACGTGCTGTGGGGACAGCGCGGCGGCTACGGCGACACCCCCGGCCAGTCCGGGCAGATCGAGGTGAGCTGCTACCAGGGCTGGTTCCCGCAGGACCAGTGGGTGGAGGCCCTGCTGCCGCTGGGCCAGGACTGGCAGGGCAAGTTCGGCTACCTGCCGCGCCTTTGCCGCGTGCTGTGGGCCAACGAGAGCGACACGGCCGCCGGCCAGGTCTGGTTCGACAATCTGCGCCGCGTGGACCCCGCCGCCGCCGCGCCCGTGTCCGCCCCGCTGGCCGATGTGCTGGGCCAGACCGGGGACTCGCTGCAGGTGCGGTTGAGGAATGCCCAGGCGCTGGAGGGGCAAAGCCAGACCTGGAGCCTGGGGGACGGCCGCCGCCTCGCCGGCGACGACCTGACGGTCAACCTGCTGGCCGCCCGCGACCATCGCATCTCCCTGCTGGTGGAATCCGCCGATGGGCGCTGGGACGCCGCCTCGGCGGTGGTGGAGGGGGGCGGGTCGCCGCGGCGGGTGACGCTGGCCTTCGGTGGCGACGTGATGACGGCCCGCGCCTACGAGGCGGCGGGAGGCATCATTCCCACCCAGGGCGTGGACGCCATCTTCGACTCCATCCGCGCCGAGCTGCAGGCCGTGGACCTTGCCCTGGTCAATCTGGAATGCCCCTATACCACGGCCACAACCCGCCATCCCACCAAGAGCATCGCCTTCAAGAGCCAGCCCCAGAACCTGATCGGCGTGATCAACGCCGGGGTGGACCAGGTCAGCCTGGCCAACAACCATGTCTTCGACTACATGGAGGGCGGCATGCTGGAGACGATGGCCCTCCTTGACGGCCATGGCCTGCCCTGGACCGGATCCGGCCTGAACTCCATCCGCGCCCGGCGGCCTTCCTTGCTCTCCGCCGACGGACTGGGCATCGGCGTGGCCGCCTTCTGCGACCGCACGGGCAACTACAACAACGCCCAGCCCTACCTGGACGCCGGCCTCTCGCGACCCGGCTTCTCCCTGTGGAGCCGCGGCGACATGCAGGCCGTGCTGCCCGCCCTGACCGACGCCTTCGATCTCGTCGTCCTCCAGGTCCATTCCGGCAACGAGTACTCGACCCAACCCAGCGGCAGCATGACGCAGGTGCTGGAAGCCACGGGTGAGGACCGCCCGGCGCTGCCTCCCGTGGACGGGGCCGCCCTCCAGGCCGAGGAGGGCCTGCCCCACAATCCCGAGGAGCGCGGCCTCTTCGCCCGCGAACTTCTGCCCGACCAGACGGAGCGCGCCCTGCGCCGCGAGGCGGTGGATCTGGGGGCCCGCCTCGTCATCACCCACCATCCCCACATCGTGCAGGGCTTCGAGGTCTATCACGACGGATTGATCGCCCACAGCCTGGGCAACCTCGTGATGGACCTGAGCTACCAGGAGACGATGCCCAGCGTGCTGCTGGGAGTGGCGGACGACGGCCAGGCCCTGCAATCGGCCTGGGTGACGCCCGTCTTCATCGAGAACTACAAGCCGCGCGTCTGCCGCGGCGAGACGGCCACGCTCCTGCTGGACCACGTGGCCCGCATCTCGCGGCCCTTCCATACCTGGGTGCTGGAACAGCCTGGCGCGGGCAAGGCCTGGATCGCCCTCGACACCCTGGCCCTGCAGTTCACGACCGCCACCGGCGAGGAGACGCTGCCCCTGGAACTGCGCTCCGGCTGGTACACCAGTCCGCCCCTGCGCCTCTCCGGCGAGGGCGAGCTGGCCCAGCTGCGCCTGCTCAGCGCGGCCACGGGCGCCCAGATCCGTCTGGGGCGCGACCAGTGCTGGTGGGGCAACATGGAGGACGAGGGCGCCGGGCTGTGGGACATCAATTCGGCGCAGGAGGGCTTCGTCACGGACATGGCGCGGCGCGGGGCCCGCTCCCTGCGCATCACCGAGAGCGGCGGGGCCAGCAACTACGTCTACTACACGGTGCGCGCCCCGCTGGATCTGGTCGCCTCGTGGAGCCTGCTCGGCTGGCTGCGCACGCAGAACGCCTCCAGCGCCGACCTGCAGATCCGCTACTACAACACGCGCAGCTCCAACCTGTTGAGCTCGGCCACCCTGCCCACCGTCAGCGGCACGGCGGAGTGGACCCGCGTCTGGCAGGATCTCAGCCCGCCCACGGGGGCGAACTTCTACCAGTTGCGGCTGGGCCTGACGGCGTCCGCCGCGGCCTCCACCGCCTGGTTCGACGATGTCTCGCTGGTGGAGTGGGATGCCTGGCAGGGGATGGCCAGCCAGGTGAACTTGCCCCTGCGTGTGCCCAACGATCTGCAGTGGGTCCAGTTGCGGGTGCCCGCCGCCGCCGCCTCGTTGCTGTTGGAGTGGACGCGCCAGACCTGCGGCAATCCGCCGGCCGGACTGTGA
- a CDS encoding PTS system mannose/fructose/sorbose family transporter subunit IID gives MNAPGPFPILRIFLRSMLIQGAWNYRGMQHLGFLWAQLPALPRAEAARRQALGRAFEFYNAHPYLCGYLLGAAARLEEEGQGEALARLKRAAIPPLGAVGDRLFWAGLKPLSGVLAVLALLPAARHPGGSLLLALGVGAALLATAAYNWAHLAWRWRALREGHRLGLGVSAAIRALASHPLVAGSSTALALAAGLALPMALPWAAGAGDQAGTGLFFVVALASWQLPARSWTLPLLLVALLAAWTL, from the coding sequence ATGAACGCCCCCGGCCCCTTCCCGATCCTGCGCATCTTCCTGCGCAGCATGCTCATCCAGGGCGCCTGGAACTACCGCGGCATGCAGCACCTGGGCTTCCTTTGGGCCCAGTTGCCCGCCCTGCCCCGGGCGGAGGCCGCCCGGCGCCAGGCCTTGGGGCGCGCCTTCGAGTTCTACAATGCCCATCCTTACCTTTGCGGCTACTTGCTGGGCGCCGCCGCCCGCCTGGAGGAAGAGGGACAGGGCGAGGCCCTGGCCCGGCTCAAGCGGGCGGCCATTCCGCCCCTGGGGGCCGTGGGTGACCGCTTGTTCTGGGCGGGGTTGAAGCCGTTGAGCGGTGTGCTGGCCGTGCTGGCCCTGCTGCCGGCCGCCCGCCATCCGGGTGGAAGCCTCCTGCTCGCGCTGGGGGTGGGAGCCGCGCTGCTGGCCACCGCGGCCTACAACTGGGCCCACCTCGCCTGGCGCTGGCGCGCCCTGCGGGAGGGCCACCGCCTGGGACTGGGCGTGTCGGCCGCCATTCGCGCCCTGGCCTCCCACCCGCTGGTGGCGGGCAGCTCCACCGCCCTGGCCCTGGCGGCCGGTCTGGCCCTGCCCATGGCCTTGCCCTGGGCCGCCGGCGCCGGCGACCAGGCGGGCACCGGCCTCTTTTTCGTGGTTGCCCTGGCCAGCTGGCAGCTGCCGGCCAGGTCCTGGACGCTTCCCCTGCTTCTGGTGGCACTCCTGGCCGCCTGGACCCTGTGA
- a CDS encoding TonB-dependent receptor, protein MRPALLILLLAAGQAGAAALVGRVVDAESGAPLAGANLRLLESRSGCATDLAGRFRLDLDERAAGRVLVSHLGYRDRELAATARPESLLVRLEPSWLRAGDLVYSADAREQTTRNATSRVEILTREELERAPSQELSRVLETVPGVSVKRSDGSTTNSLSIRGSSNLLGGGVGNRVLLLVDGKPAITADTGGADWSMVPLAVVDRVEVAKGSYSSLYGSTAMGGVINLVTMREFPRHRTTVQAGYGLGELPAGDARFRDTPATENHLSITHTNQLDRLGYYLSYAKRESNGHRQNSDYLHHALSTRFRLGERQAPRHWELTLGYATLNRGFPHSWDSRRRPLHISHHHPEWLDDRQEKAAVSADLSFEQAGPRSILKARSWATAGVSRTAYHDAGITDTRSDADKLGLRLSWDWLGWRRQEWILGADLITDRVDGRPADVFYGRHQTSTRAVFFQDQVRLPWSAPGWLAEPLFTLGARADHHLIHGGRDELQLSPKAGVSLSGDGPLADWTLRASAGTAFRNPSIADLFLKSVPGNDYSFIANPELKAEESRSWEAGLLWRGRRVSLDFTHFRYQYRDMIHYRDSGQPSVFEIVNLNRSRIQGMEISADYRSRRLAGNLGYTLVDALNQDTGEPLPYQPRHTVAGSAAWMPGKWRLSATARHVSETEKVRFYASDAPGAYTLLGLKAAYTLGDVEVAGAVENLGGVAYEEMERYRMPGRTWRMDLLFHLGG, encoded by the coding sequence ATGCGACCGGCACTGCTCATCCTATTGCTGGCGGCGGGCCAGGCCGGCGCCGCGGCCCTGGTCGGCCGCGTGGTGGATGCCGAGTCCGGCGCCCCGCTGGCCGGCGCCAACCTGCGCCTGTTGGAGAGCCGCAGCGGCTGCGCCACGGATCTGGCTGGACGCTTCCGCCTGGACCTGGACGAGCGCGCCGCCGGACGCGTGCTGGTCAGCCACCTGGGTTACCGCGATCGCGAGCTGGCGGCGACAGCCCGCCCCGAATCGCTGCTGGTGCGTCTGGAGCCGTCGTGGCTGCGCGCCGGGGATCTCGTCTACAGCGCCGACGCCCGGGAGCAGACCACGCGCAACGCCACCTCCCGCGTCGAGATCCTCACCCGCGAAGAGCTGGAGCGGGCGCCTTCCCAGGAACTCTCCCGTGTCCTGGAGACCGTGCCCGGCGTCTCGGTCAAGCGCTCCGACGGCAGCACCACCAATTCACTCAGCATCCGCGGCAGCTCCAATCTGCTGGGCGGCGGCGTGGGCAATCGCGTGCTGCTCCTGGTGGACGGCAAGCCGGCCATCACGGCGGACACGGGCGGCGCCGACTGGTCCATGGTGCCGCTGGCCGTCGTCGACCGTGTGGAGGTGGCCAAGGGCTCCTACAGCTCCCTTTACGGCTCCACGGCCATGGGCGGCGTGATCAACCTGGTCACCATGCGCGAATTCCCCCGCCACCGCACCACCGTGCAGGCGGGCTACGGCCTGGGCGAGTTGCCGGCGGGGGATGCCCGGTTCCGCGATACGCCGGCCACGGAGAACCACCTCTCCATCACCCACACCAACCAGCTGGACAGGTTGGGCTACTACCTCAGCTACGCCAAGCGCGAGTCCAACGGCCACCGCCAGAACAGCGACTACCTGCACCACGCCCTCAGCACGCGCTTCCGGCTTGGCGAGCGGCAGGCGCCCCGCCACTGGGAGCTGACCCTGGGCTACGCCACGCTCAACCGTGGCTTTCCCCACAGCTGGGACAGCCGCCGCCGCCCCCTCCACATCAGCCACCACCATCCGGAGTGGCTGGATGACCGCCAGGAGAAGGCGGCGGTCAGCGCCGACCTCTCCTTCGAGCAGGCGGGGCCGCGCTCGATCCTCAAAGCGCGATCCTGGGCCACGGCGGGGGTCTCGCGCACAGCCTACCATGACGCTGGCATCACCGACACGCGCAGCGACGCCGACAAGCTGGGGCTGCGCCTCAGCTGGGACTGGCTGGGCTGGCGCCGCCAGGAGTGGATCCTGGGCGCCGACCTCATCACCGACCGGGTGGACGGGCGTCCGGCCGATGTGTTCTACGGCCGCCACCAGACCTCCACCCGCGCCGTTTTCTTCCAGGACCAGGTGCGCCTGCCGTGGTCGGCGCCCGGTTGGCTGGCGGAGCCGCTGTTCACCCTGGGCGCCCGCGCCGACCACCATCTCATCCACGGCGGCCGCGACGAGCTGCAGCTCTCGCCCAAGGCCGGGGTCAGCCTCTCCGGGGACGGGCCGCTCGCCGACTGGACGCTGCGCGCCTCCGCCGGCACGGCCTTCCGCAACCCCTCCATCGCCGACCTGTTTCTCAAGAGTGTCCCGGGGAACGACTATTCCTTCATCGCCAACCCGGAGCTAAAGGCGGAGGAGAGCCGCAGCTGGGAGGCGGGCCTGCTCTGGCGGGGACGGCGCGTCTCGCTCGATTTCACCCACTTCCGCTACCAGTACCGCGACATGATCCATTACCGCGACTCGGGCCAGCCCAGCGTGTTCGAGATCGTCAACCTCAACCGCTCGCGCATCCAGGGCATGGAGATCTCCGCCGATTACCGCTCGCGGCGCCTGGCCGGCAACCTGGGCTACACGCTCGTCGACGCGCTGAACCAGGACACGGGCGAGCCCCTTCCCTACCAGCCGCGCCACACGGTGGCGGGCAGTGCCGCCTGGATGCCCGGCAAGTGGCGCCTGTCGGCCACCGCGCGCCACGTCTCGGAGACGGAAAAGGTGCGCTTCTACGCATCGGACGCGCCGGGCGCCTACACCCTGCTGGGACTCAAGGCGGCCTACACGCTGGGGGATGTGGAGGTGGCGGGCGCCGTGGAGAACCTGGGCGGCGTGGCTTACGAGGAGATGGAGCGCTACCGCATGCCGGGCCGCACCTGGCGGATGGATCTTCTCTTCCACCTGGGCGGCTGA
- a CDS encoding DinB family protein codes for MSEPATTLLFGLDKLDMLLKMYTRDFNEAHWKARPGGELHSGHWILAHLALSLNQETGREIVFGTELDKALDYGAPVEERPEDWPDPDTLLLRHEEGLAALRALWMGRGQEEWQAPVGENRLGIANQAQSAMFVLVHALYHVGQLGAIRRLLGLKGVV; via the coding sequence ATGAGTGAACCTGCCACCACCCTGCTGTTCGGCCTGGACAAGCTGGACATGCTGCTGAAGATGTACACGCGGGACTTCAACGAGGCGCACTGGAAGGCGCGTCCGGGCGGGGAATTGCACAGCGGACACTGGATCCTGGCCCACCTGGCGCTCAGCCTGAACCAGGAGACGGGCCGGGAGATCGTCTTTGGGACGGAACTGGACAAGGCCCTGGACTACGGCGCCCCTGTCGAAGAGCGGCCCGAGGACTGGCCCGACCCCGACACCCTGCTCCTGCGCCATGAGGAGGGCTTGGCCGCCCTGCGCGCCCTGTGGATGGGCCGCGGCCAGGAGGAATGGCAGGCTCCCGTGGGGGAGAACCGGCTGGGCATCGCCAACCAGGCCCAGTCCGCCATGTTCGTGCTCGTCCACGCCCTGTATCACGTGGGCCAGCTGGGGGCGATCCGCCGTCTGCTGGGGCTCAAGGGCGTGGTCTGA